From the genome of Nyctibius grandis isolate bNycGra1 chromosome W unlocalized genomic scaffold, bNycGra1.pri SUPER_W_unloc_1, whole genome shotgun sequence, one region includes:
- the TICAM2 gene encoding LOW QUALITY PROTEIN: TIR domain-containing adapter molecule 2 (The sequence of the model RefSeq protein was modified relative to this genomic sequence to represent the inferred CDS: inserted 2 bases in 1 codon; deleted 1 base in 1 codon), whose translation MMEQGKRHGSGVCSSNENIEDVFCKFVVLHVENDVDEANWIQNLLQNKFSIKPGIIFADMPCGKHVLENLSDAVNGSAWAIILLMENSLNELWMNLSYASLVGPLNKQHKHNSXIPVRLLNNPLIWEKTPFALQAINVLEEDSPDSAKQVEKIFQESTYRQQQEIRREKRMKKKLERL comes from the exons ATGATGGAGCAAGGGAAGcgt CATGGCTCTGGAGTTTGCAGCAGTAATGAGAATATTGAGGATGTTTTCTGTAAGTTTGTGGTTCTGCACGTTGAGAATGATGTAGATGAAGCCAACTGGATCCAGAACCTGCTGCAGAATAAATTTTCTATTAAACCTGGAATAATCTTTGCAGACATGCCTTGTGGTAAACATGTCTTGGAAAACTTAAGTGATGCTGTTAATGGCTCAGCATGGGCTATTATATTACTGATGGAAAATTCTCTGAACGAACTTTGG ATGAATCTCTCTTACGCCTCCCTTGTTGGTCCTCTTAACAAACAGCACAAACACAACTC GATACCTGTGAGGCTGCTGAATAACCCACTTATCTGGGAGAAGACTCCCTTTGCCTTGCAGGCTATTAACGTGCTGGAAGAAGACAGTCCTGACTCTGCAAAACAAGTGGAGAAAATTTTCCAGGAGTCTACATATAGGCAGCAGCAAGAGATACGGAGggagaaaaggatgaaaaagaaactaGAGCGCTTGTAA